TCGCGATCCTCTGCCGCTGACCCCCGGAAAGCTGGGCTGGAAACTTCTGCCCATGTTCCGCCATGCCAAGACGCTCCATCACTTCCAGGGTTCGACGGGTGGCCTCTTGCTCATCAAGACCGTGAACTTGGGTCAAGGGGACCATCACGTTCTGGAATGCCGTCATGTGGGGAAAGAGATTGAAGGCTTGGAAGACCACGCCGAGCTTACGTCGGTAGTCGCGAAGGATCTGCTCTTTTTCCCAAAGGGGTGCCGCTTCTCCGTCCAGGAGCAGCGACCCCGCATCGGGTCGTTCAAGACCAGCGATGATGCGGAGGAGTGTCGACTTTCCGCTCCCGCTAGGCCCCAGCAGAGCGAGCACATGAGGAAACTCCACGCTCAGGCAGAGATCGTCGAGCACTAGACGGCTTTCGCTTCCGGATCCATAGCTCTTCGTGATGCTCAGGGCTTCAATCTTCATGATTTAGGATTCATAGCTCAGACGCTGTTCCAGAAACTTGGAGAGTAGGGAGATCGGCAGCGTGAGGGCCAGATAACCGAGCGCCAGCGGAAGATAGCTCTCCAAGGTGCGGTAGGTGGCCGAGTTCACCTGCTGGGCGGCGAGCGTAAACTCACCGATCGCGATAATCGAGAGGAGCGAAGAGTCCTTAATCAACGATGCGAACTGCCCAGTCAGCGGAGGGAGGATCTGCCGGAGAGCCTGCGGAACAATCACGATCCGGTAGGTCTGCCACGGGGTGAATCCAATGGCCCGCGCCGACTCGAGCTGAGATGCGGGAATGGACTCGATCCCGGCACGGATCATCTCGGCCAGATAGGCCCCGCCGAACAGGGAGAGGATCAGGATCCCGGCGATTAACCGGTCCTGAAGTCCCATGCCGTTGGCGACCACGTAGTAGAGAAAAAGGATCAGGACAAGGAGAGGCATACCCCGCACCACATCGATATAAAGAAGCGCCGTGGACCGCAGAGGCAAAACGCGTGAGCGTCGGGCAAGTGCCGCAACGATGCCGATCAGCGTGCTCAGACAGAGCGAGAGCAGGGAAATCACGATCGTCAGCAACCATCCCTTCCAGAAGACATCCCGGTATTTCCAGACCGATTCCCAGGAGCCCCGGGAGAAACCGGCAGCCCAACTCATCACGCCGAAGCAGAGAAGGGTTGCCAGCAAAAGCATCCACACCACACGGATCCAAACAGGTGCCCTTCTACCCGCCGGCTCGATGATGAATGACAAAAAACTCGGCTTCATGAACGTAAACGGCCCGTCGAAAAGATTTTTCCCGCAGAGCAGAGGCGCAGAGAAAAGGAAGATATGAGTTGAAAATGACCGAGTTCAAAGGCGCCTCTGCGTTTGCTTGCCTGGGCTCGGCTTTGTAGCCTGCAGTTTAAAAACTCTGCGCCTCTGCGCCTCTGCGCGATAATATTCATCTGAAAACTTAGCGGTTAAACCGGAAGAATCCTTCCGCTGTTCGGGTGGTCTCTGCGGCTACCTGCTCAAGGGTGCTTCCGCGAACCTGCGCGACGGCCTCGGCCACGAGTCGGGTATGGGCTGGCTCAGCACGCTTTCCGCGATGGGGCACCGGGGCGAGATAAGGGCAATCGGTCTCGACCATGTAGCCATCAGCAGAAACTGCGGCAGCGCTCTCACGCACCTGCTCCGCATTCTTGAAGGTGATGATGCCGGTGAAGGAGACCAGATGGCCGAGGGCGGCCAACTCGGCAGCCTCTTCAGGAGTGCCTCCGAAGCAGTGGAAAACACCGCGGACTTTCCCGGTGTAGTCA
This genomic interval from Verrucomicrobiota bacterium contains the following:
- a CDS encoding amino acid ABC transporter permease → MKPSFLSFIIEPAGRRAPVWIRVVWMLLLATLLCFGVMSWAAGFSRGSWESVWKYRDVFWKGWLLTIVISLLSLCLSTLIGIVAALARRSRVLPLRSTALLYIDVVRGMPLLVLILFLYYVVANGMGLQDRLIAGILILSLFGGAYLAEMIRAGIESIPASQLESARAIGFTPWQTYRIVIVPQALRQILPPLTGQFASLIKDSSLLSIIAIGEFTLAAQQVNSATYRTLESYLPLALGYLALTLPISLLSKFLEQRLSYES
- a CDS encoding amino acid ABC transporter ATP-binding protein encodes the protein MKIEALSITKSYGSGSESRLVLDDLCLSVEFPHVLALLGPSGSGKSTLLRIIAGLERPDAGSLLLDGEAAPLWEKEQILRDYRRKLGVVFQAFNLFPHMTAFQNVMVPLTQVHGLDEQEATRRTLEVMERLGMAEHGQKFPAQLSGGQRQRIAIARALASKARFLLFDEPTSSLDPEMTAEVLMLIAELKDAGTPMLLVTHEMGFARKIADQVAFLAEGRVMEQGPAGEFFNNPQSLVAQRFLAKVLAY